In the Bacteroidota bacterium genome, CTTACATTATGACCCGAGTTAAATTAATTTTTCAGTGCATCTTTTTTTTATGTTTCATCAAAGGAGGCAGCCTTGTTCAGGCACAATGCATTGTAATTAATGAAATATTAATTAATGGTCCGGGCAGTTGTGATGGAAGTTGTAATCCAAGCACCGAAGAATGGACTGAATTGTATAACACTTGCTCAACACCTGTAAATATTGGCTGTTTCGTTCTTTCTGACGGTGAATTCACAGTAACCATTCCTCAAGGTACAATTTTAGCAGCCAATGATTACTATGTAATTGGAAGTCCTAATTCAGGTGGAACTGTTGATCTTAATTTAGCAACCTGTAATTGCGCAAGCGGAACGCTCATTGGAACCTACAGCAACAGTGATGAGCAGACTGTATTATTTAATGGTAGCGGAGCAATTGTAGACGCAGTGTATTGGGGCAATGGAGATTTCCCAATGAATATAAGCTCGGGTGGACCTGGTGCTTGTTCAAATGTGAATGTCAATATTTCGAACGTTTCAACGGCTTTTGAACACTTGCCTACACCCGGAACAAATGGTTGCAGTGTTGCTCGAAAATGTGATGGTTCATCAGTTTGGGAACAACGCTGTGCTCCACTTATGTCGATTAATGCCACAAATGGTGCTCCATTGGTACCTGCTTTTATAGCAAGCGACACCACAATATGTCCCAGCAATTGTGTGAATTACACCAACTTAAGTACTGGAACGGCAACGTCATGGCTTTGGTCATTTGCAGGCGCATCACCCATTTCGAGCTCAACAGCTTACAGCCCCAATTTTATTTGTTATGTCTCAAACGGTAGTTATACAGTTACCTTGCAAGGAACGAATGGCTGCGGTACGTTTACACTTACAAAACCCGGCTATATCACAGTTTCATCTATCCCTGTTCCGCAAATTAGTCCTAGTGCTCCTCAAGCTTTTTGCCCGGGCGACTCCGTTTTACTGAGCAGTACTGTTGGCGCAGGTTATCAGTGGAAACTGAACAATGTTAATATACCGGGCGCAACGCAACAAACCTTATGGGCAAAAACGCCCGGTTCTTATTCGGTTAAAATTGGAAGTGGAAATTGCACCAATACATCTCCACCGGTAACCGTTTCCCTGAGTGCTTTGCCTACTGCTACTATTTCTGCAAATGGCCCAACAACTATATGCACCGGTGGAACAAGCAGTTTATCAGCAGGAAGCGGTTTTAACAGTTATGCCTGGTTATTCAACAATGCACTTCTGAGTGGAGAAACGGCATCCACCTTGAGTGTTAGTAATCCTGGAAATTACACTGTTATTGTTACCAACAGCAACGGTTGCAAAGATACCTCGCTAGCTACCACCATTGGATTTTCGACCGGCTTTAGTGTTACCATTTTAGCTACTGACACTGTCTTTTGCAAAGGAAAAAATGTGCAATTATCGCTCTCCGCATCTTATCCAACTGTTCTATGGTCAACTGGTGAAAATACACCAACAATTGCTGTTACATTAGGTGGAAAATATTCGGTGATTGCCTCTAATTCGGCAGGGTG is a window encoding:
- a CDS encoding gliding motility-associated C-terminal domain-containing protein, yielding MTRVKLIFQCIFFLCFIKGGSLVQAQCIVINEILINGPGSCDGSCNPSTEEWTELYNTCSTPVNIGCFVLSDGEFTVTIPQGTILAANDYYVIGSPNSGGTVDLNLATCNCASGTLIGTYSNSDEQTVLFNGSGAIVDAVYWGNGDFPMNISSGGPGACSNVNVNISNVSTAFEHLPTPGTNGCSVARKCDGSSVWEQRCAPLMSINATNGAPLVPAFIASDTTICPSNCVNYTNLSTGTATSWLWSFAGASPISSSTAYSPNFICYVSNGSYTVTLQGTNGCGTFTLTKPGYITVSSIPVPQISPSAPQAFCPGDSVLLSSTVGAGYQWKLNNVNIPGATQQTLWAKTPGSYSVKIGSGNCTNTSPPVTVSLSALPTATISANGPTTICTGGTSSLSAGSGFNSYAWLFNNALLSGETASTLSVSNPGNYTVIVTNSNGCKDTSLATTIGFSTGFSVTILATDTVFCKGKNVQLSLSASYPTVLWSTGENTPTIAVTLGGKYSVIASNSAGCSGKDTIRVRMLPAPSANAGKDTLADCTNGAKLNGSSSGTTFLWSPSDGLDDPTVLNPIAKPESTTTYTLTVSDALCSWSDEVLVTVDCGNLYIPNSFSPNGDGMNDYFKALGNNVTEFEMRIYNRWGELIFESTQINQAWDGTYMNYPAPSGVYVREIKAVNPLGKKLLSDAMRFGTIVLYR